The following are encoded together in the Choloepus didactylus isolate mChoDid1 chromosome 7, mChoDid1.pri, whole genome shotgun sequence genome:
- the BCLAF1 gene encoding bcl-2-associated transcription factor 1 isoform X4 has protein sequence MTLNERFTSYQKATEEHSARQKSPEIHRRIDISPSALRKHTRLAGEERVFKEENQKGDKKLRCDSADLRHDIDRRRKERSKERGDSKGSRESSGSRKQEKTPKDYKEYKPYKDDSKHKSRDQDHSRSSSSSASPSSPSSREEKESKKEREEEFKTHHELKEYSGFSGVSRPRGTFFRIRGRGRARGVFAGTNTGPNNSNTTFQKRPKEEEWDPEYTPKSKKYFLHDDRDDGVDYWAKRGRGRGTFQRGRGRFNFKKSGSSPKWTHDKYQGDGIVEDEEEPMENNEDKKDRRKEEKE, from the exons ATGACCCTAAACGAGAGGTTCACTTCGTATCAGAAAGCCACTGAAGAGCATAGTGCCCGGCAAAAGAGCCCTGAGATCCACAG GAGAATTGACATCTCTCCAAGTGCCCTGAGGAAGCATACCCGTTTAGCAGGAGAAGAGAgagtttttaaagaagaaaatcaaaag GGAGATAAAAAATTAAGGTGTGATTCTGCTGATCTTCGACATGACATTGATCGTcgtagaaaagaaagaagtaaagaacGGGGGGATTCCAAGGGCTCCAGGGAATCCAGTGGAtcaagaaagcaggaaaaaactCCAAAAGATTACAAGGAGTACAAACCTTACAAAGATGACAG TAAACATAAAAGTAGAGACCAAGATCATTCTCGATCTTCGTCCTCTTCAGCATCACCTTCTTCTCCCAGTTCTcgagaagaaaaggaaagtaagaaagaaagagaagaagaatttAAAACGCACCATGAACTGAAAGAATATTCAGGCTTTTCAGGTGTTAGTCGACCACGAGGAACCTTT TTTCGAATTAGAGGCAGAGGAAGAGCCAGAGGAGTTTTTGCTGGGACAAATACTGGTCCAAACAACTCAAATACTACTTTTCAAAAGAGACCGAAGGAAGAGGAATGGGATCCAGAATATACCCCAAAGAGCAAGAAGTACTTCTTG CATGATGACAGAGATGATGGTGTGGATTATTGGGCCAAAAGAGGAAGAGGTCGTGGTACTTTTCAACGTGGCAGAGGGCGCTTTAACTTCAAAAAATCAGGTAGCAGTCCAAAGTGGACTCATGACAAATACCAAGGGGATGGGATTGTTGAAGATGAAGAAGAGCCCATGGAAAATAATGAAGACAAGAAGGACAGACGCAAAGAAGAAAAG gAATAA